From a single Candidatus Izimaplasma bacterium HR1 genomic region:
- the mnmC gene encoding tRNA 5-methylaminomethyl-2-thiouridine biosynthesis bifunctional protein MnmC: protein MLLVNQVKVEISDNIEDFKPLLSKLLRVSIEDVLDYRIERRSVDARKKDMIFFVYTLSVKVKGEKRILSKNIPNVSKQVFKHSDVDYTKLNYAKDKKVAVIGFGPAGMFSALKFAQAGVNVTVFERGEEVDKRIKTIEEFSTSQILNTESNIQFGEGGAGTFSDGKLTNRKKDPLGKWLFSELVKAGAPEEILYVHNPHIGTDRLVEVVKNIRKEIIELGSTIKFNSKVSNILPHKKGLNITIGEDVEYFDYVILAIGHSSRDTIEMLYNNKCNIVQKPFAVGFRIEHKQEMINKAQFGPNHNHPKLGSAEYKLTHQTKDGKGVYTFCMCPGGLVVPASSEEGMVVTNGMSEYSRDKVNGNSALLITVDEKDFESSHPLAGIKFQRNLERKAFELGGSNYKAPIQTVGDFINNKTTTELGSVLPSYSIGYNFSNLRNVFTEKINDAFIEAFEKMGNKLKGFNSDDALLTGVESRSSSPVRIVRDKESFESLSTKGLYPVGEGAGYAGGIVSAAIDGIRVTHKILDLIKVN from the coding sequence ATGTTGTTAGTTAACCAAGTAAAAGTAGAAATAAGCGATAATATAGAGGATTTTAAGCCTTTATTATCAAAATTATTAAGAGTAAGTATTGAAGATGTTCTAGATTACCGTATTGAAAGAAGATCGGTTGATGCTAGAAAAAAAGATATGATCTTTTTTGTATATACTTTATCGGTAAAAGTTAAGGGAGAGAAAAGAATTCTTTCTAAAAACATTCCCAATGTCTCTAAACAAGTATTTAAACACAGTGATGTTGATTACACGAAATTAAATTATGCTAAAGATAAAAAGGTTGCTGTCATCGGTTTTGGACCTGCAGGTATGTTTAGTGCTTTAAAATTCGCACAAGCGGGGGTAAATGTCACTGTATTCGAGCGTGGTGAAGAAGTTGATAAGAGAATCAAAACAATTGAAGAGTTCAGTACGAGCCAAATTTTGAACACTGAATCAAATATTCAATTTGGTGAAGGTGGTGCAGGTACTTTCTCTGATGGTAAACTTACTAATAGAAAAAAAGATCCACTAGGTAAATGGCTTTTTAGTGAATTAGTAAAAGCAGGAGCACCTGAAGAAATACTTTATGTCCACAATCCACATATTGGAACAGATAGATTAGTTGAAGTAGTAAAGAATATTAGAAAAGAAATCATTGAACTTGGTTCAACGATTAAGTTTAATTCTAAAGTATCAAATATACTTCCTCACAAAAAAGGTCTAAATATTACTATAGGCGAAGATGTAGAATATTTTGACTATGTAATATTAGCAATTGGACATAGTAGTAGAGATACAATTGAAATGTTATATAACAACAAATGTAATATAGTTCAAAAACCATTTGCGGTTGGATTTAGAATCGAACATAAACAAGAAATGATTAATAAAGCGCAATTTGGTCCAAATCATAATCATCCAAAACTTGGTTCTGCCGAGTATAAACTTACCCACCAAACTAAAGATGGTAAAGGTGTTTATACATTCTGTATGTGCCCTGGTGGTTTAGTTGTACCAGCTTCCTCAGAAGAAGGTATGGTTGTTACTAACGGAATGAGTGAATACTCAAGAGATAAAGTAAATGGTAATAGTGCATTACTAATTACAGTTGATGAAAAAGATTTTGAAAGTTCTCATCCTTTAGCTGGAATTAAATTCCAGCGTAATCTAGAAAGAAAAGCATTTGAACTTGGTGGTAGTAATTATAAAGCACCAATCCAAACAGTTGGAGATTTTATCAATAATAAAACTACAACTGAACTAGGTAGTGTTTTACCAAGTTATTCAATTGGGTATAATTTTTCAAATTTAAGAAATGTATTCACAGAAAAAATTAACGATGCCTTTATAGAAGCATTTGAAAAAATGGGTAATAAACTTAAAGGATTTAATAGTGATGACGCACTATTAACTGGTGTTGAATCAAGATCTTCATCACCTGTAAGAATTGTCAGAGACAAAGAATCATTTGAAAGTCTTTCAACAAAAGGATTATATCCTGTCGGTGAAGGTGCTGGATATGCTGGTGGAATTGTATCTGCTGCGATAGATGGTATCAGAGTAACTCATAAAATATTAGACCTAATCAAAGTAAACTAA
- the ktrB gene encoding Ktr system potassium uptake protein B: MDRIRKKRRIHFNAAEIIAIGFAAVIFIGAILLVLPFASKSGVSVGFVDALFTAASAVAVTGLVVVDTATHWSTFGQVVILMLIQIGGLGFITMGTLFALLLGRKITFGRRVIMKEAMNKITANGVVRLAKSILILTFIVEGIGAVILSSRFIPIYGLGKGIWFSVFHSISAFCNAGFDLIGNFQSLTPFVQDPIIVLTVALLVIVGGLGFVVIFELLEKKNLKRLSLHSKITLSLTAFLLVFGFIVVMALEFNNPDTMGNLSFGGKLLSGFFHSVTPRTAGFNTLPMNQLMMGTIVITILFMFIGAGSAGTAGGVKITTVGVIIATIVSTLKGRKETESFKRKIPRGLVNKALAILSIAAMWVIMVTFILSITENADFMTILFEVVSAFGTVGLSLGITTQLSTIGRIVLTITMFVGRIGPLTLFMALAQRHQMPTNLAYPDEEIMIG, translated from the coding sequence ATGGACAGAATACGTAAAAAAAGAAGAATACATTTTAATGCTGCTGAAATCATAGCTATTGGTTTTGCTGCAGTAATATTTATAGGTGCAATATTACTTGTTTTACCATTTGCTAGTAAAAGTGGAGTTAGTGTTGGTTTTGTTGATGCTTTATTTACAGCTGCTAGCGCAGTTGCGGTTACAGGACTTGTAGTTGTTGACACTGCTACTCACTGGAGCACATTTGGACAAGTAGTAATTCTCATGTTAATTCAAATTGGGGGTTTAGGGTTCATTACAATGGGAACCTTATTTGCCTTACTCTTAGGTCGTAAAATTACATTTGGTCGTAGAGTTATAATGAAAGAAGCAATGAATAAAATAACTGCTAATGGTGTAGTTCGTTTAGCTAAATCAATTCTAATCTTGACCTTTATCGTTGAAGGGATAGGAGCAGTAATTCTATCTTCAAGATTTATTCCAATTTATGGTTTAGGAAAGGGAATATGGTTTAGCGTATTCCATTCAATTAGTGCATTTTGTAATGCTGGTTTTGATTTGATTGGAAATTTCCAAAGTTTAACACCGTTTGTTCAAGATCCTATCATCGTTTTAACAGTAGCATTATTAGTTATTGTTGGTGGATTAGGGTTTGTTGTAATATTTGAACTGTTAGAGAAAAAGAACTTAAAAAGATTAAGCCTACATTCTAAAATTACGTTATCATTAACAGCGTTCTTATTAGTATTTGGATTTATTGTTGTAATGGCTTTAGAATTTAATAATCCAGATACAATGGGTAACTTATCATTTGGTGGTAAATTACTTAGTGGATTTTTCCACTCTGTAACTCCTCGTACTGCAGGGTTTAATACATTACCTATGAATCAACTAATGATGGGGACAATTGTGATAACAATCCTCTTTATGTTTATTGGTGCAGGGAGTGCAGGTACAGCTGGTGGAGTAAAAATCACAACTGTAGGTGTTATTATTGCAACGATAGTTTCGACTTTAAAAGGAAGAAAAGAAACAGAGAGCTTTAAACGTAAAATCCCACGAGGTTTAGTTAATAAAGCCTTAGCGATTTTGAGTATAGCAGCGATGTGGGTTATTATGGTAACATTTATTTTATCAATTACTGAAAATGCAGACTTTATGACAATCTTGTTTGAAGTTGTAAGTGCATTTGGTACAGTTGGGTTATCACTTGGAATTACTACACAACTAAGTACTATTGGTAGAATAGTTCTTACAATTACAATGTTTGTTGGGCGTATTGGACCATTAACACTGTTTATGGCTTTAGCACAACGTCATCAAATGCCTACTAATCTGGCTTACCCTGATGAAGAAATAATGATTGGATAA
- a CDS encoding Putative S-adenosyl-L-methionine-dependent methyltransferase, which produces MNEYNKKQQFIIVRFLIRLFQIIIYIPIQIVFIPFAILGLGLGLYKEMVISKRLEVSFSAVQALQYRWIMHYFETRHDPISVAFTKNFPCESHFGLWAVMGPFIITQKLFSFRTRLGNLVEPGFETLDSTAGRRVLEFDYIFEKYIDEVDQIVLPGSGFDLIAQRYTKDKDVKVFELDQEKTLNVKLDTLKKAQIDYDWITYIPVNYDKESWDEKLISAGFDKTKKTLFIWQSVSLYLDRSIVEETLKKMSALCTKGSIIAQDFYSKAFLDGSISKIAIKNMNMIAKQGEPWKFALDMKDNPRYKVASFLEECNLKMINMNLFGEKLEKEPFYCIVEAKRI; this is translated from the coding sequence ATGAATGAATATAATAAAAAACAACAATTTATCATTGTTAGGTTTTTGATCAGATTATTTCAAATTATAATATATATACCTATTCAAATTGTTTTTATCCCTTTCGCAATTCTAGGTCTAGGTCTTGGATTGTATAAAGAAATGGTGATAAGTAAGAGATTAGAAGTTTCATTTTCTGCAGTACAAGCACTTCAATATCGATGGATAATGCATTATTTTGAGACTAGACATGATCCTATATCTGTTGCTTTTACAAAGAATTTTCCTTGTGAATCACACTTTGGGTTATGGGCAGTAATGGGACCGTTTATTATTACTCAAAAACTTTTTAGTTTTAGAACGAGATTGGGAAACCTGGTTGAACCCGGGTTTGAGACATTAGATTCTACAGCAGGTAGAAGAGTTTTAGAGTTTGATTATATTTTTGAAAAATATATTGATGAAGTAGATCAAATCGTTCTTCCTGGATCTGGTTTTGATCTAATAGCTCAAAGGTATACTAAAGATAAAGATGTCAAAGTATTTGAACTTGATCAAGAGAAGACTCTAAACGTGAAGTTAGATACTCTTAAGAAAGCACAAATTGATTACGATTGGATTACTTATATTCCAGTAAATTATGATAAAGAATCTTGGGATGAGAAATTAATTAGTGCTGGTTTTGATAAAACAAAGAAGACATTATTTATATGGCAAAGCGTTTCACTTTATTTAGATAGATCAATTGTCGAAGAGACATTAAAGAAAATGTCCGCTTTATGTACAAAAGGTAGTATCATTGCTCAAGACTTTTATTCAAAAGCTTTTCTAGATGGAAGTATATCGAAAATAGCTATTAAAAATATGAATATGATAGCAAAACAAGGCGAACCATGGAAGTTCGCGTTAGATATGAAAGATAACCCAAGATATAAAGTTGCATCATTTTTAGAGGAATGTAACTTAAAAATGATAAATATGAATCTATTTGGCGAAAAACTTGAAAAAGAGCCATTCTATTGCATTGTTGAAGCTAAGAGAATATAG
- a CDS encoding DNA-binding transcriptional repressor AcrR translates to MPKKMFFNIKEDKRNMFLDVAVEEFTTKSFEQVSVNTIIKKANISRGSFYTYFDDLEALFNYIIKEVINNRFEYAKKLLQNCNGDYFLFIKSLFEYDFDSYSTSGKYSLFRNYIHYIQSSKKSSLKDAIIAKSLLGLIENNDIKSVFNFDELKINEQEFIDLLEIVVILMINTFLKSENENLSKKETIRLFNKRLSFIEYGVRKENIE, encoded by the coding sequence ATGCCTAAGAAAATGTTTTTTAACATTAAAGAAGATAAGAGAAACATGTTTCTTGATGTCGCTGTTGAAGAGTTTACTACAAAATCGTTTGAGCAAGTTAGTGTTAACACTATAATAAAAAAAGCAAATATATCTAGAGGTTCATTCTATACCTACTTTGATGACCTAGAAGCATTATTTAACTACATAATAAAGGAAGTTATTAATAACCGTTTTGAGTATGCTAAAAAGTTACTACAGAATTGCAATGGTGATTATTTCCTATTTATTAAATCATTATTTGAATACGACTTTGATAGCTATAGCACGTCAGGAAAGTATAGTCTTTTTAGAAACTATATCCATTATATTCAAAGTTCAAAAAAAAGTTCACTTAAAGATGCAATCATTGCAAAGTCACTCCTTGGACTCATTGAGAACAATGACATAAAATCAGTATTCAATTTTGATGAATTAAAAATAAATGAACAAGAATTTATTGATTTACTAGAGATTGTAGTTATCTTGATGATTAACACATTCTTAAAATCAGAAAATGAGAACTTGTCAAAAAAAGAAACAATAAGATTATTTAATAAAAGACTAAGTTTTATTGAATACGGAGTTAGGAAGGAAAATATAGAATGA
- the acdA gene encoding Acyl-CoA dehydrogenase, producing the protein MDFLLDERHLLLRKLFREFSINDVKPLAKEVDELERFPLETVEKMKELRMFGISVAKEFSGSGADYLSYILAIIELSKQCATTGVILSAHTSLCVDPIAKFGSKDQKERYLHKLATGEYLGAFALTEPDAGTDASSQKTTAIDKGDFYEITGSKIFITNAGYADVYIIFALTEPSLGTKGISAFIIEKDMPGFTIGKKELKMGIKGSATCELHFEKVKVSKENLLGKLNKGFGVALTTLDGGRIGIAAQAIGIALGAIDETVKYVKERKQFGRSISKFQNTQFVLADLRTKTEAAYLLVLRAAILKQEGKPFSKESAMAKLNAAEVAMEVTTKCLQLFGGYGYTREYPIERMMRDAKITEIYEGTSEVQKMVISSYMLK; encoded by the coding sequence ATGGATTTTTTATTAGATGAAAGACATCTATTACTAAGAAAGCTCTTTAGAGAGTTTAGTATTAATGATGTGAAGCCTCTTGCAAAAGAGGTTGACGAGTTAGAAAGGTTTCCCTTAGAAACCGTAGAGAAGATGAAAGAATTAAGGATGTTTGGAATTTCTGTAGCTAAAGAATTTAGTGGAAGTGGTGCTGATTACCTAAGTTATATATTAGCTATTATTGAGCTAAGTAAACAATGCGCAACTACCGGAGTAATTCTTAGCGCCCACACTAGTCTGTGTGTAGATCCAATTGCGAAATTCGGAAGTAAGGATCAAAAAGAGAGATATCTACATAAATTAGCAACTGGCGAATACCTAGGAGCTTTTGCTCTTACAGAACCAGATGCTGGTACTGATGCTTCTAGTCAAAAGACAACCGCTATTGATAAAGGTGATTTCTATGAAATCACTGGTAGTAAGATATTTATTACAAATGCAGGATATGCTGATGTATATATCATATTTGCTCTTACAGAACCTAGTTTAGGTACAAAGGGAATTAGTGCATTCATTATTGAAAAAGATATGCCTGGATTCACTATAGGAAAAAAGGAACTTAAAATGGGTATCAAAGGAAGTGCAACTTGTGAATTGCATTTTGAAAAAGTTAAAGTGTCAAAAGAGAATCTATTAGGTAAACTCAATAAAGGATTTGGTGTAGCTCTTACCACTCTTGATGGTGGAAGAATTGGAATTGCAGCTCAGGCAATTGGAATTGCCTTGGGGGCAATTGATGAAACTGTTAAGTACGTCAAAGAAAGAAAGCAATTCGGAAGAAGTATTTCTAAGTTCCAAAATACACAATTTGTTTTGGCAGACTTAAGAACTAAAACAGAAGCTGCTTATCTTCTAGTTCTTAGAGCGGCAATCTTAAAACAAGAAGGTAAACCTTTCTCCAAAGAAAGCGCAATGGCAAAACTAAATGCAGCTGAAGTCGCAATGGAAGTTACTACAAAATGCCTTCAATTATTTGGTGGGTACGGATATACAAGAGAGTATCCCATTGAACGAATGATGCGTGATGCTAAAATCACAGAAATATATGAAGGAACTAGTGAAGTCCAAAAAATGGTTATTAGTTCTTACATGTTGAAGTAG
- a CDS encoding Integrase core domain protein — protein MCEVLEISTSTYYKYRKTKDPDYDDYIMIKEIFDENKKTYGYRRIYAVLTDEYGLVINHKKVARIMKKYSVVAEYIKKQKRNYVNQYTEEEASIDLLKRNFNQRGWVTDITYLHLIKNGKKAYLSTIIDLETRDVVAYQISKSNDKKLVMDTLNKAITKTKDLNGLILHSDQGFQYLTTEFKIICASNGIVTSMSRKGTPLDNAVIESFHSILKKETLYNNTITTLDEYIQLVHEWIHFYNTKRRRLNKK, from the coding sequence ATGTGTGAAGTTCTAGAAATAAGCACATCAACATATTACAAATACAGGAAGACAAAGGATCCGGATTACGATGATTACATAATGATTAAAGAAATCTTTGATGAGAACAAGAAAACATATGGATACAGAAGAATATACGCTGTATTAACAGACGAGTATGGACTAGTAATAAACCACAAAAAAGTAGCAAGGATTATGAAAAAGTACAGTGTGGTAGCGGAGTATATTAAAAAGCAAAAAAGGAATTACGTGAATCAATATACGGAAGAGGAAGCAAGTATTGATTTATTAAAACGAAACTTTAATCAAAGAGGATGGGTTACAGATATTACGTATTTACATCTAATTAAGAACGGTAAGAAAGCATACTTAAGTACAATAATAGATTTAGAAACAAGAGATGTGGTAGCCTATCAAATCAGTAAAAGTAATGATAAAAAGCTAGTTATGGATACGTTGAACAAAGCAATAACCAAAACAAAAGATCTGAATGGACTCATCCTCCATTCAGATCAAGGCTTTCAGTATCTTACAACTGAATTTAAAATAATCTGTGCATCAAACGGTATTGTCACTTCCATGAGTAGGAAAGGCACTCCTCTTGATAACGCAGTTATAGAGAGTTTTCATTCAATACTGAAGAAAGAAACTCTATATAATAATACTATCACAACACTAGATGAATATATACAATTAGTACATGAATGGATACATTTCTACAACACTAAACGTCGTAGGTTAAATAAAAAGTAG
- the zupT gene encoding Zinc transporter ZupT, translating to MYDWIYANPVLAGLLGTLFTWAITALGAALVFPFKKVPKKWFNMMLGFSAGVMIAASFWSLLNPGIELAESMGMNPWMQASIGFLSGGLFILLIDKYLPHMHVMTKHQEGVKSSWHRSVLLVLAITLHNIPEGLAVGVAFGYAATLAQGSVAATAAIGGAIALAIGIGLQNFPEGAAVSIPLRREGMSRRKAFFIGQFSGMVEPIAGVIGAVLAITMQSILPFSLSFAAGAMIYVVIEELIPESQMLETTKIATIGAMIGFTVMMMLDVALG from the coding sequence ATGTATGATTGGATTTATGCTAATCCTGTATTAGCTGGATTATTAGGAACATTATTTACATGGGCCATAACTGCTCTTGGAGCTGCATTGGTATTCCCATTTAAGAAAGTACCAAAAAAATGGTTCAATATGATGTTAGGTTTTAGTGCTGGAGTTATGATTGCAGCATCGTTTTGGAGTTTGTTAAATCCAGGAATTGAGTTAGCTGAATCAATGGGTATGAACCCATGGATGCAAGCTTCAATAGGGTTTTTAAGTGGAGGATTGTTTATTCTATTAATTGATAAATATTTACCACATATGCATGTAATGACAAAACATCAAGAAGGTGTTAAGTCGTCATGGCATCGAAGTGTATTATTAGTTTTAGCAATAACACTTCATAATATACCTGAAGGTTTAGCAGTTGGGGTAGCATTTGGTTATGCTGCAACACTGGCTCAAGGTAGTGTTGCTGCAACTGCAGCTATCGGTGGAGCTATTGCACTCGCTATTGGGATCGGACTTCAAAACTTCCCAGAAGGTGCTGCGGTAAGTATTCCTTTAAGAAGAGAAGGTATGTCTAGAAGAAAGGCATTCTTTATCGGCCAATTTAGTGGTATGGTAGAACCTATTGCTGGTGTGATTGGTGCTGTTTTAGCAATAACAATGCAAAGCATATTACCATTTAGTTTAAGTTTTGCAGCAGGAGCTATGATCTATGTTGTAATTGAAGAGTTAATCCCAGAATCACAAATGCTGGAAACAACAAAAATAGCAACAATTGGAGCTATGATTGGATTTACAGTAATGATGATGCTAGATGTAGCACTTGGTTAA
- the ctc gene encoding General stress protein CTC, whose product MKLEPRSIKGSKLKNTNLVAGVLYGKGIEAVPVQANSVEFHKMYKSKGTSKTFEVTLEGKKHIVYIKETQSTYENHNIKKHFDIVKVAKDDTMTSKINLVFLNHGEVEKRGLIVQTVMSTIEVEYNVGSGISKLELDVTGLEANDTLLVSDIKAPKGVKILEDMENVVVSISTPKEEVEVDEDAEEVTEVESIKQGNE is encoded by the coding sequence ATGAAATTAGAACCAAGATCAATTAAAGGCAGTAAACTTAAAAACACTAATTTAGTAGCTGGTGTTTTATATGGTAAAGGAATTGAAGCGGTACCTGTTCAAGCAAATTCTGTTGAATTTCACAAGATGTACAAATCAAAAGGAACTTCAAAAACATTTGAAGTAACTTTAGAAGGTAAAAAACACATTGTTTATATTAAAGAAACTCAATCAACTTATGAAAACCACAATATAAAGAAACACTTTGATATAGTTAAAGTGGCTAAAGATGATACAATGACATCAAAAATCAACTTAGTATTCTTAAATCATGGTGAAGTAGAAAAACGTGGATTAATCGTTCAAACTGTTATGAGTACTATTGAAGTTGAATACAATGTAGGTTCTGGGATTTCTAAGTTAGAATTAGATGTAACAGGATTAGAAGCAAACGATACATTATTAGTAAGCGATATTAAAGCACCTAAAGGTGTTAAAATATTAGAAGATATGGAAAATGTAGTTGTATCAATCTCAACTCCAAAAGAAGAAGTAGAAGTTGATGAAGATGCTGAAGAAGTTACTGAAGTAGAATCAATTAAACAAGGAAACGAATAA
- a CDS encoding MMPL family protein, whose amino-acid sequence MRKYTNTIFTHKRILFVLFIIINIFALLGVIQIKLDTDFASFSPDESIYKDRLEEIEDIFGELNQLIVIVEVDDINRESLDDMKELQSTLSSIDDITYVQGAAPEQLIINGNVIEYNDIPADTVINYYSNFGDFSPIKEHIETNYFVFTLFIDKDFSNSSITDIEDSLNANDYQSYISGDSYNQLKITDYIIRILLILPPLAIIVIFLVFRWQMGAIKPTLLSVLPAGIGSLWTFGLIGWIGNEVSILTAVVPIFIIVIGSADGLHFMSHYQDSKAEGKSNHESLVSTLRLVGIPMIVTTLTSMAGFLSLLTISTSSIKDLSLYSAIGILLAGVATWYVLPLILSNDMNVARKKAASKKIDIAKGLRKLSGIPSIILAVLIVVVSIISYPKINTEFNMLMVYKESTIVSINAEKATEVNGGSIPLYVTLAKNDNIISLDTMDEVETIINELNNLDEVNKVINPFELMNIVYSNQFLGEIPNDMVLNNIYNNLSSDPNSTIHDLISYDDNTVRLLIFPSDLNNDTLGTIEEAIDNLNLETSVTGVQYLMKDLNDSISQMQLNSIILALGIVLIMLVITLKSFKIAFYSLIPILITVISLYGFLGISQIPLNITTVIIFSITIGVGIDYAVHFSSVYKYYLKETNNNEMAIDKAYSNSSRPIIANALGISLGLSIMVLSPLTIHFNVSMLMWVSMIVSVVLTLTLLPFIFKKRGGKKNA is encoded by the coding sequence ATGAGAAAGTACACAAATACTATATTTACCCATAAGAGAATTTTGTTTGTCCTATTTATAATAATTAACATCTTTGCTTTACTAGGAGTTATCCAAATAAAGCTAGATACAGATTTTGCGAGTTTCTCTCCAGATGAATCTATCTATAAAGATCGATTGGAAGAAATCGAAGATATCTTTGGTGAATTAAATCAACTTATAGTTATAGTCGAAGTAGATGATATCAACCGAGAAAGTCTTGATGACATGAAGGAACTTCAAAGTACATTAAGTTCAATTGATGATATTACATACGTTCAAGGAGCAGCTCCAGAGCAATTAATTATCAACGGAAACGTTATTGAGTATAACGACATACCAGCAGATACTGTAATTAATTACTATTCTAACTTTGGTGATTTTTCACCAATTAAGGAACATATAGAGACAAACTATTTTGTCTTTACATTATTTATAGATAAAGACTTTAGCAACTCTAGCATTACCGATATCGAGGATAGTTTAAATGCCAATGACTATCAATCATATATTTCAGGAGATTCTTATAATCAGTTAAAAATTACTGATTATATTATTAGAATATTATTAATCTTACCACCCTTAGCTATCATTGTAATCTTCTTAGTATTTAGATGGCAAATGGGAGCCATTAAACCAACATTGCTTAGTGTACTACCTGCAGGAATAGGTTCTTTATGGACATTTGGTTTGATTGGTTGGATTGGAAATGAAGTTTCAATCTTAACTGCTGTAGTACCGATATTTATTATCGTTATTGGTAGCGCTGACGGATTACACTTCATGTCCCATTATCAGGATTCCAAAGCAGAAGGAAAAAGCAACCATGAATCCCTTGTTAGTACTTTAAGATTAGTAGGGATACCAATGATTGTGACAACATTAACATCAATGGCTGGTTTCTTATCATTATTAACAATTAGCACTTCAAGTATAAAAGATCTCAGTCTTTACTCAGCAATAGGTATTCTTCTAGCAGGTGTAGCTACTTGGTATGTATTACCATTAATCTTATCTAACGATATGAATGTAGCGAGAAAAAAAGCTGCTAGCAAAAAAATTGATATTGCCAAAGGTTTAAGAAAACTATCGGGTATTCCGAGTATTATACTAGCAGTTCTCATAGTAGTAGTTTCAATTATTAGTTATCCTAAAATTAATACTGAATTCAATATGTTAATGGTTTATAAAGAAAGTACAATAGTTTCAATAAATGCAGAAAAAGCTACTGAAGTAAATGGTGGGAGTATTCCATTATATGTAACCTTAGCTAAAAATGATAATATAATCTCATTAGACACGATGGATGAAGTAGAAACTATAATCAATGAGCTAAATAATTTAGATGAAGTAAATAAAGTAATAAACCCATTTGAATTAATGAATATTGTTTATTCTAATCAGTTTCTAGGTGAAATTCCAAATGATATGGTTCTAAACAATATCTATAATAATCTAAGTAGCGATCCAAATAGTACAATACATGACCTAATATCATATGATGATAACACTGTCAGATTGCTTATATTTCCAAGTGATTTAAATAATGACACTTTGGGTACAATTGAAGAAGCAATTGATAATTTAAATTTAGAAACTAGTGTTACTGGAGTTCAATATTTAATGAAAGACTTAAATGATTCAATTTCACAAATGCAATTGAACAGTATAATTCTGGCTTTAGGAATCGTCTTAATCATGTTAGTGATTACTCTCAAAAGCTTTAAAATTGCCTTCTATAGTTTAATTCCAATCCTAATAACAGTAATTAGTTTATATGGTTTCCTTGGCATTAGCCAAATACCTTTAAATATAACCACAGTTATTATTTTCAGTATTACAATTGGTGTGGGTATAGATTATGCAGTTCATTTCAGTAGTGTATATAAATACTACTTAAAAGAAACAAATAACAATGAAATGGCAATTGATAAAGCTTATAGTAATTCTTCTCGTCCAATCATTGCTAATGCTCTTGGAATTTCTTTAGGATTATCAATAATGGTTTTATCACCACTAACAATTCATTTCAATGTAAGTATGTTAATGTGGGTAAGTATGATTGTTAGTGTTGTCTTAACATTAACTTTATTACCATTCATATTCAAAAAAAGAGGAGGTAAGAAGAATGCCTAA
- the yedZ_1 gene encoding Sulfoxide reductase heme-binding subunit YedZ translates to MITIPFILILSVLAIYKGNFIRKHNVKLYIGAIIFGIIVFALRNKVQITEPFNQGYLGLSFLYIVMMTGALRNKSNLRKKLMSVRREYSIIGFILVSPHALKYIVEFLQGVRSFEWLGVIPYAIMIPLFITSFMIVRKKFSFATWKKLQQFAYIVYILIFVHLIIVAKMPNLLVYIVLFVPYIVVKLKKEYLIFKSKK, encoded by the coding sequence ATGATTACAATACCATTTATTTTAATACTATCTGTATTAGCAATCTACAAAGGAAATTTTATTAGAAAGCACAATGTTAAATTATATATAGGAGCAATAATCTTTGGTATAATAGTATTTGCATTGAGAAACAAAGTTCAGATTACAGAACCATTCAATCAAGGTTATTTAGGATTATCATTCCTTTACATAGTAATGATGACAGGAGCTTTAAGAAATAAATCAAACTTGAGAAAAAAACTTATGAGTGTAAGAAGAGAATATTCAATTATTGGGTTTATTCTAGTTTCACCTCATGCATTAAAGTATATAGTAGAATTTCTACAAGGAGTAAGATCATTTGAATGGCTAGGAGTTATTCCATATGCAATAATGATTCCGTTATTCATCACTTCGTTCATGATTGTTAGGAAAAAATTCAGTTTTGCAACTTGGAAGAAACTTCAACAATTTGCATATATTGTTTATATCTTAATCTTCGTACATTTAATCATTGTTGCCAAAATGCCAAACCTACTTGTCTATATTGTTTTATTTGTACCTTATATAGTAGTGAAACTAAAAAAAGAGTATTTAATATTCAAAAGTAAAAAATAA